A genomic region of Torulaspora delbrueckii CBS 1146 chromosome 7, complete genome contains the following coding sequences:
- the YRM1 gene encoding Yrm1p (similar to Saccharomyces cerevisiae YRM1 (YOR172W); ancestral locus Anc_6.61): MELGDNKDAIDSYEDERDILDGSDGPKVKKTRRKLIKSCAFCRKRKLRCDQKKPICSTCSQRRFSTCIYPSYDASEQIFGPEPVQIPSAEDDLRRRIAELETKLREAQLSDNEVEKVPNPLRDLFWLQTKDNGRRIIFGPTAMRTFVMKSNKWGFLELWRKVKIARDQLKRKTGHTMLKENCLVEVPFTERTTSHLPLNLVQETCAALPSYETILRLLTVFFEEKNLFEINEMLDQKKVIDDFRAAFVAGPPLPLTSERPIVNILPFAKKNYYPVGVIIGILSLVYYRVKIPTEIERFLVFLTGLSTAKVMYVERIQMLFLRYYYRASVSGCPDSSHYMILVNSLVQEAVQMGLNRPIRTVFKDQETHVGRLDILENLWCWILIADFDVAFHGGQSLQVTPELIHNDNFFNDDSRTSYGLLKRFLKMVRPMVHSVYGKYKPDLEAHEEKIIDFIETELPPIWFLTEAKRVDAFSIVEERVLCHLLSMLLSFNGLRFLVYGEVSARLKNGGLLTSMISFIVCINLLHYAHEQDMKSCPPLTQNDSKELGPHLTRAVTTTAKLLARAISMFYGIAYYKLTLFESGLMIANPHINEQICDFKTLRVQSDMHLSLMGSFELFRNMFDGLLSDRLFRMNALRSYSLTIFFTMERVGRVIIDKVLEYRTSAENAWIAQFQKDLTPEDPGFILSADEPMPPALPINEDEIKPDMAGLISEDFWASYNLGLEELMSKADTDKMFSDFMLWD, encoded by the coding sequence ATGGAGTTGGGAGACAATAAAGATGCCATAGATAGTTATGAGGATGAGAGAGATATACTGGATGGGTCGGATGGCCCAAAGGTCAAGAAAACAAGACGAAAGTTGATCAAGTCGTGTGCATTTTGTCGTAAGAGAAAACTTCGTTGTGATCAAAAGAAGCCAATctgttcaacttgttcGCAGAGAAGATTTTCAACTTGTATTTATCCCTCTTACGATGCAAGCGAGCAGATCTTTGGTCCCGAACCAGTTCAGATACCATCagcagaagatgatttgAGGCGAAGGATTGCAGAGCTAGAAACTAAACTGCGGGAAGCTCAATTATCCGACAACGAAGTCGAGAAAGTCCCAAATCCGTTGAGAGATCTTTTCTGGTTACAAACGAAGGATAATGGCAGAAGGATTATCTTTGGCCCCACAGCAATGAGAACGTTTGTAATGAAATCTAACAAATGGGGGTTTCTTGAGCTTTGGCGAAAGGTTAAGATtgcaagagatcaattgaagcgAAAGACAGGTCACACCATGCTAAAGGAAAACTGCCTGGTAGAAGTTCCTTTTACTGAAAGAACCACAAGCCACTTACCCTTGAATCTGGTTCAGGAAACCTGTGCGGCGTTGCCGTCCTACGAAACGATACTGAGGCTGCTAACGGTTTTCTTTGAGGAAAAGAATCTTTTCGAGATTAACGAAATGTTGGATCAAAAGAAGgtcattgatgatttcagAGCAGCTTTTGTCGCAGGTCCTCCATTACCATTGACATCCGAAAGGCCAATCGTCAACATACTGCCTTTTGCGAAAAAGAACTATTACCCAGTTGGTGTAATTATAGGTATTTTATCACTGGTGTATTACCGCGTCAAAATCCCAACTGAGattgaaagattcttgGTCTTCTTAACCGGGTTGTCCACAGCAAAAGTCATGTATGTTGAACGTATTCAAATGCTCTTCCTAAGGTATTACTACCGGGCCTCTGTTAGCGGTTGTCCCGATTCGAGCCATTATATGATACTCGTTAACTCTTTAGTTCAAGAAGCAGTGCAAATGGGGCTAAATCGGCCCATTCGTACTGTATTCAAAGATCAGGAAACCCATGTTGGTAGGCTCGATatcttggaaaatttgtGGTGCTGGATATTAATTGCCGATTTTGATGTTGCGTTCCATGGAGGACAATCTCTGCAAGTGACCCCCGAGCTCATTCACAATGAcaactttttcaatgacGACTCTAGGACCTCGTACGggctgttgaaaagattcttAAAAATGGTGAGACCGATGGTACACTCGGTTTATGGGAAATATAAACCAGACTTGGAAGCTCATGAGGAGAAGATCATCGATTTCATAGAAACCGAACTGCCGCCAATCTGGTTTCTAACCGAGGCCAAACGCGTTGATGCGTTTTCCATCgtcgaagaaagagtacTGTGTCATCTCTTATCTATGCTGTTATCATTTAACGGTTTACGATTCTTGGTCTATGGTGAGGTGTCCGCCAGGTTGAAGAACGGTGGTCTACTGACATCAATGATATCGTTCATCGTCTGCATCAATTTACTGCACTACGCACACGAGCAGGACATGAAGAGCTGCCCTCCTCTGACACAAAATGACTCTAAAGAGTTGGGCCCTCATTTGACCCGTGCCGTGACAACTACGGCGAAATTGCTCGCACGAGCGATCTCGATGTTCTATGGTATAGCCTATTATAAGTTGACTCTTTTCGAAAGTGGCTTGATGATAGCCAACCCGCACATAAATGAACAAATTTGTGACTTCAAGACACTGCGGGTTCAGTCAGACATGCATCTATCACTAATGGGATCCTTCGAGTTATTTCGAAACATGTTTGACGGCCTGTTGAGTGATAGACTATTCAGAATGAACGCACTTCGATCCTACTCCCTAaccatttttttcaccatgGAAAGAGTCGGCAGAGTAATCATCGATAAAGTGCTTGAGTATAGAACTAGCGCCGAAAACGCGTGGATTGCGCAGTTCCAAAAGGACTTGACCCCTGAAGATCCCGGTTTTATTCTGAGTGCTGACGAGCCCATGCCGCCAGCCTTGCCCATCAACGAGGATGAGATCAAGCCAGACATGGCGGGATTAATATCTGAAGATTTCTGGGCCAGTTACAACCTTGGCTTGGAAGAGCTCATGAGCAAAGCGGACACTGATAAAATGTTTTCCGATTTCATGCTCTGGGATTAA
- the PDR8 gene encoding Pdr8p (similar to Saccharomyces cerevisiae PDR8 (YLR266C) and YRR1 (YOR162C); ancestral locus Anc_6.60), which produces MAEDAKLRKRRRKIVRSCTFCRRRKLKCDHAKPMCNQCLERKLPNCLYTDDFNFQLTTDELFSDSPNVELIRRVKELESKLAIKFGCDKPRSCANNPLWGYRTFIQDQSQKIIFGPTSWRTTVIAQGERFQSEYKKLWEVILPERDRWIREQCASPLETVMRTKDNDSLVNEVCKQLPSFSEIKSFVVRFFSDDYHDMFRVLDREKTLQDLEVGFVRSVDDPNRVVKLIDPEGDGNFFKVALILWILNLLKYDDNTPPIFLKFFLSLNGLGTASRFNFFERAQLLVLRFLSKIYSSYVCIGTSQLSSLVAELVECSLSLGLATVDWCYKDQEHLVGPLWTLKNVWFWTLYADVMVSFEIGKPLLISDDHFDPELLANYPHDSSGLLLRRRTMLLEFLRASRICMREINHRTTSGDIGSAIDRLITFLNEQMLPIQYYTSLDKIRTVDFFDVIVLAPTLGMLQNFHNIQRTGLKLKTTSVTNGLVKFGLLSLSLCVNTILGVFDRDQHTDGGKAALNIALLLVNPLLMRVVSEIHAAFFHKISLFEKGLLKINDSKEPIELETLEMPKDQYYSFTASIEKFREITDQLLNPANEEVQKAFTKSYSITTTLALESLSRNLFDIGRQSREMAENYCNFDDKSTISQDMLDQMTEIFWSTYEQQSQDLWSVKPQGFHGFQHESLDFDGTVPSENGTVDLDGDI; this is translated from the coding sequence ATGGCTGAGGATGCAAAATTACGaaaaagaaggagaaagatTGTCAGATCGTGTACTTTCTGTAGAAGGAGAAAACTGAAATGTGATCATGCAAAACCTATGTGTAACCAGTGCCTGGAGCGCAAGCTGCCGAATTGTCTTTATACGGATGACTTCAACTTCCAACTCACCACGGATGAATTGTTTAGTGATTCTCCCAATGTGGAGTTGATAAGACGGGTGAAGGAATTGGAGAGCAAATTGGCCATTAAGTTTGGTTGCGATAAACCGCGATCCTGTGCTAATAACCCTTTGTGGGGGTACCGAACTTTTATACAGGACCAAAGTCAGAAGATCATATTTGGGCCAACTTCTTGGAGGACTACAGTAATTGCTCAGGGTGAGAGGTTTCAAAGTGAATATAAAAAATTATGGGAGGTTATCTTACCTGAACGAGACCGGTGGATCCGTGAGCAGTGTGCGTCGCCTTTGGAGACTGTAATGCGGACCAAAGACAATGATAGCCTTGTAAATGAGGTTTGTAAGCAACTACCATCATTTTCAGAGATTAAGAGTTTTGTCGTTAGGTTTTTTAGTGATGACTACCACGACATGTTTAGAGTCCTGGATCGAGAAAAGACTTTGCAAGACTTGGAAGTAGGGTTTGTTCGGTCTGTCGATGATCCAAATCGTGTTGTAAAATTGATCGATCCAGAAGGAGATGGgaactttttcaaagtggCTTTGATTCTCTGGATTCTGAATTTGCTCAAATACGACGATAATACACCACCTATCTTCCTAAAATTCTTTCTATCATTGAATGGTCTTGGTACTGCTTCTAGGtttaatttttttgaaaggGCCCAGTTGCTAGTGCTTCGATTTCTCAGTAAAATCTACTCTTCTTACGTGTGCATTGGAACTTCACAACTCTCCAGTTTGGTCGCTGAACTTGTTGAATGCTCATTGAGCTTGGGCTTAGCGACTGTCGATTGGTGTTACAAGGATCAGGAACACCTTGTGGGACCCCTTTGGACATTGAAGAACGTCTGGTTCTGGACCCTGTACGCTGATGTCATGGTGTCTTTCGAAATAGGTAAACCCCTGCTTATCTCAGATGATCATTTTGATCCTGAGCTTCTGGCTAATTATCCTCATGACTCATCTGGGCTGTTATTAAGACGTCGTACTATGCTCTTGGAATTTTTACGAGCCTCTCGAATATGCATGAGGGAAATCAACCACAGGACAACTTCTGGTGATATAGGGTCAGCGATTGACCGATTGATCACATTTCTCAACGAACAGATGTTACCGATTCAATACTACACTTCACTTGATAAGATTAGGACggttgatttctttgatgtGATCGTATTAGCACCAACTCTTGGTATGTTACAAAATTTCCACAACATTCAGCGTACTGGATTAAAGCTGAAGACGACATCAGTGACGAATGGTCTGGTAAAATTTGGTCTCTTATCGCTATCGTTATGCGTGAATACCATCCTGGGCGTCTTTGATAGAGATCAACACACTGATGGGGGCAAAGCCGCATTGAACATTGCGCTATTACTAGTGAACCCACTATTGATGAGGGTAGTTTCCGAGATCCATGCTGCCTTCTTTCACAAGATTTCTTTATTTGAGAAGGGTCTACTTAAGATCAACGACTCTaaagaaccaattgaacttgaaactttggagATGCCTAAAGATCAATATTATTCTTTCACTGCCTCCATAGAAAAATTCAGGGAGATTACagatcaacttttgaaTCCCGCAAACGAAGAGGTACAGAAAGCGTTTACCAAATCCTACTCGATCACTACGACTTTAGCGTTAGAAAGTCTCAGCAGAAACCTGTTCGATATAGGTCGACAATCAAGAGAGATGGCTGAGAATTACTGTaattttgatgataaatCCACCATCTCGCAAGATATGCTGGACCAAATGActgaaatcttttggagtACTTACGAGCAGCAATCGCAGGATTTATGGTCGGTGAAACCACAAGGCTTTCATGGCTTTCAGCACGAATCCTTAGACTTTGATGGAACAGTTCCTAGTGAGAACGGCACCGTGGATCTCGATGGGGATATTTAA
- the BOP2 gene encoding Bop2p (similar to Saccharomyces cerevisiae YLR267W; ancestral locus Anc_6.59) — MSGVFGDRVPIEILDLVLDELERLSDVSVVDFGYVIDALKESVELQKRVRDRWQIVNCTGVESVEKLKCMSRSTRLLASDSNVVKLGDSELGRPVYIVDEHTDVGLLNRAVALDLVYCGDISAVGDFLESLSVKCQVPLHLVIECGENAYAGRDLFGILKPELFASDWAFDHLNVSFPWVEELECDYMAIDAFVYKVVNGRDPQAVFDRFLKCFTLNFPVLDTIRFVRPTTTRDETCNFIDLSTLVLSKFKSQKIGLMNLFKVHSLRNWNLPRIERFSGHRFKFDETAMTGSPERRSSSLKENLQFLRDLAVNETSDATPYYRTSLIPKGVKQTRILNWIPIQSTPILILKSNSLERLSIKLLKFDLPSTAMVHGLFFPNLESLNLEQMDEQHISPSCFIDEQGSIILTNTTSHHVNAFASSMNPIAFSSWNQLTNLQVIQISANGDHYVFDIENLKRLLPSIDLKRSFQTFFDEQQRFVVV; from the coding sequence ATGAGTGGAGTATTTGGGGATAGAGTACCCATCGAAATCTTAGATTTGGTGTTGGATGAGCTGGAAAGACTGTCAGATGTTTCGGTAGTGGATTTTGGATATGTGATAGATGCGTTGAAGGAGTCTGTGGAGTTACAGAAAAGGGTCAGAGATAGATGGCAAATTGTGAATTGTACTGGGGTAGAGAGTGtagaaaaattgaaatgtATGTCAAGGTCGACGAGATTGCTGGCCAGTGACTCGAATGTAGTGAAATTGGGTGATTCTGAGTTGGGGAGACCTGTGTACATTGTCGATGAGCACACGGACGTCGGTTTGCTTAATCGTGCGGTTGCACTGGATCTTGTATATTGCGGGGACATTTCAGCTGTAGGTGACTTCCTGGAGTCGTTATCTGTGAAGTGTCAGGTACCTCTGCATTTGGTGATCGAGTGTGGTGAGAATGCTTACGCCGGTAGAGATTTGTTTGGTATTTTAAAACCTGAATTGTTTGCATCTGACTGGGCGTTTGATCATTTAAATGTGTCTTTTCCTTGGGTAGAGGAACTGGAGTGCGATTATATGGCTATAGATGCTTTCGTATACAAGGTGGTAAACGGCCGTGATCCGCAGGCGGTATTCGACCGGTTTTTGAAGTGTTTTACCTTGAATTTCCCTGTTTTAGACACAATAAGGTTTGTTAGGCCTACGACCACCAGAGATGAGACTTGTAATTTTATAGATCTCTCGACACTCGTATTGAGCAAGTTTAAGTCCCAGAAGATTGGTCTAATGAATCTTTTTAAGGTTCATTCTTTGAGGAACTGGAATCTCCCTAGGATAGAAAGGTTCTCGGGTCACAGATTCaagtttgatgaaactGCGATGACAGGATCTCCggaaagaagaagcagttCCTTGAAGGAAAACTTACAATTTCTACGAGACTTAGCCGTTAATGAAACCAGTGACGCTACGCCTTATTACAGAACTAGTCTTATTCCAAAGGGCGTGAAGCAAACAAGAATTCTCAATTGGATACCAATTCAGTCTACACCAATACTGATCCTTAAATCTAACTCATTGGAACGTCTCAgtatcaaattgttgaaatttgatctGCCTTCAACGGCTATGGTTCATGGTCTTTTCTTCCCAAACCTGGAGTCATTAAATTTGGAACAAATGGATGAACAACATATTTCACCTTCATGTTTCATCGATGAGCAGGGATCTATCATACTTACAAACACAACTAGCCATCATGTGAATGCATTTGCCTCTTCAATGAACCCCATCGCATTTTCATCTTGGAACcaattgaccaatttgCAGGTCATTCAGATCAGCGCCAACGGTGATCATTATGTATTCGAcattgagaatttgaaacGGTTATTACCATCCATTGATCTTAAGAGAAGTTTCCAAACGTTTTTTGATGAACAGCAGAGATTTGTAGTTGTTTGA
- the DDP1 gene encoding polyphosphatase DDP1 (similar to Saccharomyces cerevisiae DDP1 (YOR163W); ancestral locus Anc_6.58), with protein MDNHEVERTKVSRVGRENQVYSAKTGARVVAGCVCLSKDKRHVLMISSSAHKDRWIFPKGGVEKDEPDYKLTAQRETWEEAGCVGNIVNSLGTIEDMRPPKEWNKDISSFSKSQDEVISHPPRSEFHFYEMEVTELPEKYPESNKRGRKWFNYVDAKQQLLLAKRPELLEALNKSSIVKDI; from the coding sequence ATGGACAATCACGAAGTAGAGCGTACTAAAGTGTCTCGTGTTGGCAGGGAGAATCAGGTCTATTCAGCCAAGACGGGTGCTCGAGTAGTGGCTGGTTGTGTATGTCTCTCTAAGGACAAGAGACATGTGTTGATGATTTCGTCTTCAGCTCATAAAGACCGTTGGATCTTTCCCAAAGgtggtgttgaaaaggatgaaccAGATTATAAACTGACTGCTCAGCGAGAAACATGGGAGGAGGCTGGCTGCGTCGGAAACATTGTTAACAGTTTGGGCACCATTGAGGACATGAGGCCGCCAAAGGAATGGAACAAAGATATTAGCAGCTTTAGTAAGAGCCAGGATGAAGTGATATCACATCCTCCACGGTCAGAGTTTCATTTCTACGAGATGGAAGTGACAGAATTACCTGAAAAGTACCCTGAATCAAACAAGAGAGGTAGAAAGTGGTTCAACTATGTCGATGCAAAGCAGCAACTACTGCTGGCCAAGAGGCCAGAATTGCTAGAGGCTTTAAACAAATCCAGTATTGTTAAGGATATATGA